From Paenibacillus sp. GP183, one genomic window encodes:
- a CDS encoding glycosyltransferase → MKPKISIVVPIYNVESYLSRCLDSLLSQTMKDIEIIAVNDGSTDGCSEILNQYAGNDNRMVVVNKENGGVSSARNEGIQRALGEYIGFVDPDDWVDPEMYEVMYDTAIVENADITMCSYIREFGTHSKEKKFDLPDKTCYHDEDVRFKMLRRIIGPLNEEIANPEFLDAWGTVWSKLYRSEIIKKNELAFVDLHVVGTNEDSLFNIHTFYHAKNFVYLNKPYYHYWRSNTESITSGYKSDLKEKWFKLYSFIEQFIEEKQLTSEFILALNNRICMNTLGLGLNTISLSNKAPTLMKIRKISTILNDDHIKHSFKLFETSHCSMVWRMFYLCAKFRFAIGFYLLLVTIDGLRRTVK, encoded by the coding sequence ATGAAGCCGAAGATAAGTATAGTAGTGCCTATATATAATGTTGAAAGCTATTTGAGCAGATGCTTGGACAGTCTTTTGTCGCAAACGATGAAGGATATTGAAATTATTGCGGTTAACGATGGCTCGACAGACGGGTGCAGTGAGATCCTCAATCAATATGCCGGCAATGACAATCGCATGGTAGTAGTCAACAAGGAAAACGGTGGTGTTTCCTCTGCACGCAACGAAGGAATTCAAAGGGCATTAGGGGAATATATCGGCTTTGTTGATCCGGATGACTGGGTGGATCCGGAAATGTATGAAGTGATGTATGATACTGCTATTGTTGAAAATGCTGATATCACCATGTGCAGCTATATACGGGAATTTGGAACCCATTCCAAGGAAAAGAAATTCGATCTTCCTGATAAAACCTGCTATCACGATGAAGATGTACGCTTCAAGATGCTTAGACGGATCATTGGTCCTTTGAATGAAGAAATTGCCAATCCGGAATTCCTGGATGCATGGGGAACAGTATGGTCCAAGTTATACCGTTCAGAAATCATTAAAAAAAATGAGCTTGCTTTTGTAGATCTTCATGTTGTGGGTACCAATGAAGATTCGCTCTTTAATATACATACATTTTATCATGCCAAAAATTTTGTGTATCTGAACAAGCCTTATTATCATTATTGGCGTTCAAACACTGAATCAATTACATCAGGGTATAAATCGGATTTAAAGGAGAAATGGTTTAAGCTCTATAGTTTTATTGAACAATTTATTGAAGAGAAGCAGCTGACCTCCGAATTCATTTTAGCTTTAAATAACCGCATATGTATGAATACGCTGGGGCTTGGTTTAAATACGATAAGTTTAAGCAACAAGGCTCCAACGTTAATGAAGATTAGAAAGATAAGTACAATACTAAATGACGATCATATCAAACATTCTTTCAAGCTATTTGAGACATCTCATTGTTCAATGGTTTGGCGAATGTTTTATTTATGCGCGAAATTTAGATTCGCTATTGGGTTTTATTTGCTGTTAGTAACCATAGATGGTCTTAGACGGACTGTAAAATAG
- a CDS encoding glycosyltransferase family 1 protein, with protein MMINHNKKLKVLHVLGGLWCGGTEAFVMNMYRSIDREKVQFVFLIHEKSKAHYDDEVLSLGGIIYRIPDRTEVGTIKYMIYLIRILFKIKPDVIHAHAMFNSGVVMLASFITGIKKRVCHSHNTADQFGDSISRNIFRTIMRLCIRGFSTDLAACGNEAALYLFGDKILKEGKAHVLKNAVNVEMYKFNGAIRSKVRDELNAGNRLVLGHIGRFSKEKNHEFLVYVFKAVHKLHPDSLLVLIGDGEFRPRIEKKVADLELSGAVKFLGIRNDVSKLMQGMDLFVFPSLFEGFPFVLVEAQAAGLNCIISDTITPDTNITQRLNFLSLKDSPAIWAKKILSSSYKHEDTLEIIRSKGYDNVTMAKWLTDFYMGHKHEQNLVIRGGF; from the coding sequence ATGATGATAAATCATAACAAGAAGCTTAAGGTCTTACATGTATTAGGTGGTTTATGGTGCGGTGGGACTGAGGCTTTTGTAATGAATATGTACCGTTCCATCGACAGAGAAAAAGTTCAATTTGTTTTTTTAATCCATGAAAAGTCTAAAGCCCATTATGATGATGAAGTGTTATCGTTAGGCGGGATAATATATAGAATACCCGATCGAACAGAAGTTGGAACAATAAAATATATGATTTACCTTATACGTATACTTTTCAAAATAAAACCGGATGTTATCCATGCACATGCTATGTTTAATTCCGGGGTTGTTATGCTGGCATCGTTTATAACGGGTATAAAAAAGCGTGTATGTCATTCTCATAACACGGCTGATCAATTTGGCGATAGTATATCGCGAAATATATTTCGAACCATAATGCGGTTGTGTATACGAGGTTTTTCAACTGATTTAGCGGCTTGCGGCAATGAAGCTGCTTTATACCTGTTTGGCGATAAAATTTTAAAAGAAGGAAAGGCTCATGTTTTAAAAAACGCTGTTAATGTGGAAATGTATAAATTTAATGGAGCGATTAGAAGTAAAGTAAGGGATGAGTTAAATGCTGGTAATAGATTAGTCTTAGGCCATATTGGCAGATTTAGTAAAGAGAAAAACCACGAATTCCTGGTTTATGTGTTCAAGGCAGTGCATAAATTGCATCCGGATTCTCTGCTTGTATTGATCGGTGATGGGGAATTTAGACCACGGATAGAAAAGAAAGTAGCGGATTTAGAGTTATCCGGCGCTGTTAAATTTCTTGGGATTCGAAATGATGTATCAAAACTAATGCAGGGGATGGATTTGTTCGTATTTCCATCACTTTTTGAAGGCTTTCCATTCGTATTGGTTGAAGCGCAAGCAGCAGGCTTGAATTGCATTATATCTGATACTATTACACCTGATACAAACATAACACAACGATTAAACTTTCTCAGTTTAAAGGATTCACCAGCAATTTGGGCTAAAAAAATACTTTCTTCTTCATATAAGCACGAAGATACTTTGGAAATAATACGAAGTAAAGGTTATGACAATGTCACAATGGCCAAATGGTTAACTGATTTTTATATGGGTCATAAACATGAACAAAACCTCGTCATAAGGGGGGGATTTTAA
- a CDS encoding glycosyltransferase family 1 protein: protein MNRGGLETMLMNYYRQIDRSRIQFDFMVHREEKGHYDDEILSLGGKIYPMPQIRPGNYQLYFKLLDEFFVQHPEYRVVHSHINENSSFVLRSAKQAGVPCRIAHSHLSDLAIDMKLPFRVYARYSMKDNPNRYFACSKKAGAWLFGKERAASREMIVLNNAVNVEEFIFNVKVRNQIRDEWKAGNKLVLGHVGRFNKQKNHEMLLDIFKAVHDKLPESMLILAGEGDLRHSMERKADKLGLSSDVRFLGVRGDIPNLMQGMDLFLFPSLFEGLPVVLVEAQAAGLNCVVSDAITRESDLTGRIKFLSLKESPDVWASKILASTYEHIDTSQLLRKRGYDTRSMVEWLTGFYLGHSLYTKEA, encoded by the coding sequence ATGAATCGTGGCGGACTGGAAACGATGCTGATGAATTATTATCGACAGATAGACCGCAGCAGAATACAGTTTGATTTTATGGTTCATCGAGAAGAAAAAGGTCATTATGACGATGAGATTTTGAGTCTTGGAGGAAAGATTTATCCAATGCCCCAAATCAGGCCGGGGAACTATCAGTTATATTTCAAATTACTTGATGAGTTCTTTGTCCAACATCCTGAGTATAGAGTCGTTCATTCTCACATTAACGAAAACAGCAGCTTTGTTCTCCGATCTGCGAAGCAGGCTGGTGTGCCGTGCAGGATTGCTCACAGCCATTTAAGTGATTTGGCGATCGATATGAAGCTGCCTTTCCGGGTCTATGCCCGGTATTCCATGAAGGATAATCCTAACCGGTATTTTGCCTGCTCGAAAAAAGCCGGCGCATGGCTGTTTGGAAAAGAAAGAGCAGCCTCCAGGGAAATGATAGTTCTTAACAACGCAGTTAACGTGGAGGAGTTTATATTTAATGTCAAAGTTAGAAATCAAATAAGGGATGAATGGAAAGCCGGCAATAAATTGGTTTTGGGCCATGTTGGAAGATTCAACAAACAGAAAAACCATGAGATGCTACTGGATATTTTTAAAGCCGTTCATGATAAACTTCCCGAGTCTATGCTCATTCTGGCAGGGGAAGGAGATTTGCGGCATTCCATGGAAAGGAAGGCAGATAAATTGGGATTGTCTTCAGATGTCAGATTTCTAGGTGTTAGAGGCGACATACCCAACCTTATGCAGGGCATGGATCTATTTCTTTTTCCTTCACTCTTTGAGGGATTGCCTGTGGTTTTGGTTGAGGCACAGGCTGCGGGTCTGAACTGTGTCGTGTCCGATGCCATCACAAGAGAAAGCGACCTGACCGGACGCATCAAATTTCTAAGCCTAAAGGAATCACCGGATGTATGGGCCTCCAAGATTCTTGCTTCCACTTATGAGCATATAGATACATCGCAATTGTTGCGTAAAAGGGGATATGACACTCGTTCTATGGTGGAATGGCTGACAGGGTTTTACTTGGGTCACAGTTTATACACAAAAGAAGCTTAG
- a CDS encoding EpsG family protein codes for MAIFWVTLSLVYLLSFFSRYFARPVTIGPVYIQPNKFLVFMVIAIMVLVSGLRKGIGDTFFYMHSYAITHFSWEDIGFKADFGFNILQLLLQQVSNDPQILIFIVALITNVLILIVLYKYARLFELGIYVYITSGLFLVSMNGIRQFLAAAIAFAATKYIFSGSWIKYIVVILIASTIHQSALILIPVYFIVRRKAWTNQTYILLSVAVILVIGFTQFSEALFTVIKDTKYSEYQNMELQGANFLRVVVLAVPIVFAFFGREKLRKIFPGSDYVVNMSLINLVFMLISTQQWIFARFSIYFGLYNLILIPWVVKLFVPKEQKLIYYAILVSYFIYYFYESVISLNIIYKSDFLIF; via the coding sequence ATGGCCATATTTTGGGTTACTCTTTCATTAGTTTACTTACTTTCTTTTTTTTCAAGATATTTTGCCAGACCGGTAACCATCGGTCCCGTATATATACAGCCAAATAAATTTCTAGTTTTTATGGTTATAGCGATTATGGTGCTTGTATCCGGTTTAAGAAAAGGTATTGGTGATACATTTTTTTACATGCATTCTTATGCTATTACCCATTTTAGCTGGGAAGATATTGGATTTAAAGCCGATTTTGGATTCAATATACTTCAATTGCTTTTGCAACAAGTATCAAATGATCCTCAAATATTAATTTTTATAGTCGCACTGATAACAAATGTACTCATTTTAATTGTTTTATATAAATATGCAAGATTATTTGAGCTAGGTATATATGTATATATCACTAGTGGATTATTTTTAGTATCAATGAATGGAATTAGGCAATTTCTCGCTGCAGCCATTGCTTTTGCAGCCACAAAATATATATTTAGTGGCAGCTGGATAAAATATATCGTTGTTATTCTGATCGCATCAACCATTCACCAGTCCGCACTTATTCTAATTCCAGTATATTTTATAGTAAGACGGAAAGCATGGACAAATCAAACTTACATATTACTCTCTGTTGCTGTAATTCTGGTTATAGGTTTTACTCAATTCTCAGAAGCTCTTTTTACGGTGATAAAGGATACTAAATACAGCGAATATCAAAATATGGAATTACAAGGTGCCAATTTTTTGAGGGTAGTTGTACTTGCAGTTCCAATTGTTTTTGCTTTTTTCGGGAGAGAGAAGTTGAGAAAGATATTCCCAGGCAGCGACTATGTTGTAAATATGTCCTTAATTAATCTCGTTTTCATGTTAATCTCTACACAACAGTGGATATTTGCTCGATTTAGCATTTACTTTGGATTATATAATTTAATTCTAATTCCATGGGTTGTAAAGTTATTTGTTCCAAAGGAACAAAAGCTGATCTATTATGCGATTTTGGTAAGCTACTTTATTTATTATTTTTATGAGAGTGTAATTAGTTTGAATATTATTTATAAGAGTGACTTTTTAATATTTTGA
- a CDS encoding glycosyltransferase family 2 protein: MVPTLTVFTPTFNRAYTLHLCYESLKRQTSKDFIWLIIDDGSTDQTDELVQSWISEDVVPIRYHYQENQGMHGAHNTAYELIDTELNVCIDSDDFMADEAVEKIVSFWKERGSDKYAGIVGLDATPQGNIIGTRMPDHLKASSLSDLYSKHKVKGDKKLVYRSELTRIFPPYPIFPGEKYCPLSYKYIYIDQEYPLLVMNEILCYVEYLADGSSMNIIKQYKRNPQSFLFFRKVAMIYAPSFKEKFRESMHYVSSNLMIKNYKFLLESPCKWTTLFAAPFGILLYFYIQNTSKATVLKR, from the coding sequence ATGGTTCCTACTTTAACTGTTTTTACACCAACGTTCAATCGTGCTTATACGCTTCATTTGTGTTACGAAAGTCTAAAGAGGCAAACCTCAAAAGATTTTATTTGGCTGATCATTGATGATGGGTCTACAGATCAAACAGATGAACTAGTACAAAGCTGGATTTCTGAGGATGTTGTTCCAATTCGCTATCATTATCAAGAAAATCAAGGAATGCATGGAGCCCACAATACGGCTTATGAGTTGATCGATACGGAGCTCAATGTTTGCATCGATTCGGATGACTTTATGGCGGATGAGGCGGTAGAGAAAATCGTTTCGTTCTGGAAGGAACGCGGCAGCGACAAGTATGCGGGCATTGTGGGATTGGATGCGACCCCCCAAGGAAATATTATCGGGACTCGGATGCCGGATCATTTAAAAGCATCATCGCTTTCAGATTTATATTCGAAGCATAAGGTCAAAGGAGATAAAAAGCTTGTATATCGTTCGGAATTAACACGTATATTCCCTCCTTATCCGATATTTCCAGGCGAAAAGTACTGCCCTCTTAGTTACAAATATATTTATATTGATCAAGAGTATCCGCTGCTTGTAATGAATGAAATCCTTTGTTACGTCGAGTATTTGGCCGACGGATCAAGTATGAATATTATCAAGCAATACAAGAGAAACCCACAGAGTTTCTTGTTTTTCAGAAAAGTCGCTATGATATATGCTCCTTCCTTTAAGGAAAAATTTCGGGAATCTATGCATTACGTTTCAAGTAATTTAATGATTAAGAACTATAAATTCTTGTTGGAATCACCATGCAAATGGACTACTTTATTCGCGGCACCCTTTGGAATCTTGCTTTATTTTTATATTCAGAATACGAGTAAGGCTACTGTTTTAAAAAGATAA
- a CDS encoding glycosyltransferase family 4 protein, with translation MAKKVLFCATVDYHFKAFHLPYLNWFKEQGWEVHIAASGNMELPHINGRFDIPIQRSPFKRRNLEAYNQLKLIIDENQYDIVHCHTPMGGVIARLAARGARRNGTKVIYTAHGFHFCKGAPLLNWLVYYPIERMLSHFTDCLITINEEDYALAVYHRFKAKRIEHVHGVGVNTDRYKPIDEIQKRESREVFGYQSSDFLMFYAAEFNENKNQQLLIQALALLKVEAPQAKLLLAGDGPFQEACRELAVKLEVEGSVHFLGHRNDIPALLPLCDVALASSLREGLPVNILEAMACGLPVVASENRGHSELVKDTVNGFVIRNLDSRQFAARLVELYKSDELRKKFGVENIHRVQRYSLAQVGLELSGIYTQYFLGDRDEAEDKYSSAYI, from the coding sequence ATGGCTAAGAAAGTGTTGTTTTGTGCCACAGTTGATTACCACTTTAAAGCTTTTCATTTGCCTTACTTGAATTGGTTTAAAGAACAAGGCTGGGAGGTCCATATTGCTGCATCTGGAAATATGGAGCTTCCCCATATAAACGGAAGGTTCGATATACCCATCCAAAGATCACCCTTCAAGAGGAGAAATTTGGAGGCCTACAACCAATTAAAGTTGATTATCGATGAAAACCAATATGATATCGTCCACTGTCATACGCCCATGGGAGGTGTAATTGCGCGATTAGCGGCGAGGGGAGCACGAAGAAATGGAACCAAGGTGATCTATACAGCTCACGGGTTCCATTTTTGCAAGGGTGCTCCCCTTTTAAATTGGCTGGTCTATTACCCGATTGAAAGGATGCTTTCTCATTTTACGGATTGTTTGATCACGATTAATGAGGAAGATTATGCTTTGGCTGTTTATCATCGATTTAAAGCAAAGAGGATTGAACATGTTCATGGCGTTGGTGTAAATACGGATCGTTATAAGCCTATAGATGAAATTCAAAAGCGTGAATCGCGTGAAGTCTTTGGTTACCAATCAAGTGATTTCCTAATGTTCTACGCCGCTGAATTCAACGAGAACAAAAATCAGCAGCTCCTGATTCAGGCACTAGCTTTACTAAAAGTCGAGGCTCCTCAGGCAAAGCTTTTATTGGCAGGAGACGGTCCATTTCAAGAAGCCTGCCGTGAACTTGCTGTAAAGCTTGAAGTAGAAGGAAGTGTCCATTTTTTGGGGCACAGAAATGATATACCTGCATTGCTGCCCCTATGTGACGTGGCTTTAGCATCCAGCCTTCGCGAGGGTCTTCCAGTAAATATTTTAGAAGCTATGGCATGTGGTTTACCAGTTGTAGCAAGTGAAAATAGAGGGCATAGCGAGCTTGTTAAGGATACTGTAAATGGTTTTGTGATACGGAATCTGGATAGCAGACAGTTCGCAGCAAGATTGGTGGAGCTGTATAAATCGGATGAATTGCGTAAAAAATTCGGAGTGGAAAATATCCACCGGGTACAAAGATATTCACTTGCTCAAGTAGGACTGGAGCTTTCCGGGATATATACGCAATACTTTTTGGGGGATAGGGATGAAGCCGAAGATAAGTATAGTAGTGCCTATATATAA
- a CDS encoding nucleoside-diphosphate sugar epimerase/dehydratase has protein sequence MSFRQRLSMLFIVDSGIVLTSIFFSRLLLTADLDVFTLPIVVSSIALLLSHHFFSFVYKLYKKAWEHASIGELLFIFKAITFSIVTVACIQQIVLQDIYFRLLAVTWMMHILLIGGSRFCWRLFRDTYLVKTKNKERTLIIGAGSAGTMVARQLFKNNAAKLFPVAFIDDNVKIQNLDILGLPVIGGVNQIEQAVKELNIDNIIIAIPSLGKRELNKIFQECAKTKAKTQILPMLEDLITGKLSVNHFRDVQVEDLLGREPIELDIDSISEYITNKVVLVTGAGGSIGSEICRQIAKFNPQRLILLGHGENSIYSIEIELQDNCGNAQPELITEIADVQDLNKMMSIMNKYRPDVVYHAAAHKHVPLMERNPEEAVKNNVIGTMNVAKAASKYGVDTFVMISTDKAVNPTSVMGATKRLAEMIIQDMDKNSDTKFVAVRFGNVLGSRGSVIPRFKQQIEKGGPVSVTHPDMIRYFMTIPEASRLVIQAGALAKGGEIFVLDMGEPVKIVDLAKNLIRLSGNTIEEIGVEFTGIRPGEKLFEELLKPDEIGERQVYPKIYIGKSADLYMEEIKFMLSIFANLDKAALREQLLNLANSKVVPISEKYASIS, from the coding sequence TTGTCATTTCGTCAAAGGTTATCAATGTTATTTATAGTCGACTCCGGTATCGTATTAACCTCCATTTTCTTCAGCAGATTGTTATTAACAGCCGATCTCGATGTCTTTACTTTGCCTATAGTTGTTAGTTCAATCGCTTTATTGCTCAGTCATCATTTTTTTTCATTCGTTTATAAGCTCTATAAAAAAGCCTGGGAGCATGCGAGTATTGGGGAGTTATTGTTTATTTTTAAAGCCATTACGTTTTCTATTGTGACTGTCGCTTGTATTCAACAGATTGTTCTTCAGGATATTTATTTTCGTTTGCTAGCTGTTACCTGGATGATGCATATCCTGTTAATCGGAGGATCCCGTTTCTGCTGGCGACTTTTTCGCGATACATATCTAGTGAAGACCAAGAACAAGGAACGAACGCTGATTATTGGTGCAGGTTCGGCCGGTACCATGGTAGCTAGACAACTGTTCAAAAATAATGCTGCGAAGTTGTTCCCCGTCGCTTTTATTGATGATAATGTAAAAATTCAAAATCTGGATATCCTGGGGTTACCCGTCATTGGAGGGGTCAATCAAATTGAACAGGCAGTTAAAGAATTAAACATCGACAACATTATTATAGCAATCCCTTCTCTTGGCAAAAGGGAGCTAAACAAAATTTTCCAGGAATGTGCAAAGACAAAAGCCAAAACGCAAATTCTTCCGATGCTGGAGGATCTGATAACAGGAAAGCTTTCGGTTAATCATTTCAGGGATGTACAGGTGGAAGATTTATTAGGCCGGGAACCGATTGAGCTCGATATTGACAGTATTTCTGAATACATAACCAACAAGGTTGTTTTGGTAACAGGTGCCGGCGGATCCATCGGTTCTGAAATTTGCCGTCAAATCGCAAAATTCAATCCGCAAAGGTTAATTCTGCTGGGGCATGGAGAGAACAGCATTTACTCCATTGAAATTGAACTGCAGGATAATTGTGGAAATGCACAGCCCGAACTCATTACGGAGATTGCCGATGTGCAGGATTTGAATAAAATGATGTCGATCATGAACAAATACCGCCCGGATGTCGTCTACCATGCCGCAGCCCATAAGCACGTACCGCTAATGGAAAGAAACCCGGAAGAAGCTGTAAAAAACAATGTTATCGGAACCATGAACGTTGCCAAAGCGGCAAGCAAGTACGGTGTGGATACATTTGTCATGATTTCGACGGATAAAGCTGTAAATCCGACCAGTGTTATGGGTGCAACCAAGAGACTGGCTGAGATGATCATACAGGATATGGACAAAAACAGTGACACCAAATTTGTAGCCGTTCGATTCGGCAATGTACTCGGGAGCCGGGGCAGCGTCATTCCTCGTTTTAAACAACAAATCGAGAAGGGCGGCCCAGTGTCGGTAACTCATCCCGATATGATTCGCTACTTTATGACCATTCCCGAAGCATCCAGATTGGTCATACAAGCCGGAGCCTTAGCCAAAGGAGGAGAAATATTTGTTCTGGACATGGGAGAGCCGGTCAAGATTGTGGATCTGGCCAAAAATTTAATCAGGCTTTCCGGAAATACCATTGAAGAAATCGGCGTAGAGTTTACCGGGATAAGACCGGGAGAAAAGCTCTTTGAAGAGCTGCTCAAACCAGATGAGATCGGGGAACGCCAGGTTTATCCCAAGATCTATATTGGAAAATCGGCGGATCTGTATATGGAAGAAATCAAATTCATGCTCTCCATCTTTGCAAACCTGGATAAAGCTGCTCTAAGGGAGCAGCTGCTCAATTTAGCCAACAGCAAAGTTGTCCCGATCTCAGAAAAGTATGCCTCAATTAGTTAA
- the galU gene encoding UTP--glucose-1-phosphate uridylyltransferase GalU, with protein MKVRKAIIPAAGLGTRFLPATKAMPKEMLPIVDKPTIQYIVEEAIESGIEDIIIVTGKGKRAIEDHFDNSFELEQNLLVKRKFELLNEVQKSSNMIDIHYIRQKEPKGLGHAIWCARKFIGDEPFAVLLGDDIVRASKPCLQQMMEQYENHDSSIIGVQHVLDNEVSRYGIVDGFEIAERLYSIHHLVEKPKVEESPSNLAIMGRYILTPRIFEILNNQAPGAGGEIQLTDAIAELNRYESVYAYEFEGKRYDVGEKMGFIQTTIEYALLRDDLRFGLLKYLSELMKKESVNR; from the coding sequence ATGAAAGTAAGAAAAGCGATTATTCCAGCGGCTGGACTCGGGACTCGATTTCTGCCAGCAACTAAGGCCATGCCTAAAGAGATGCTTCCCATTGTGGATAAGCCGACCATTCAGTATATCGTGGAGGAAGCGATTGAGTCAGGCATTGAGGATATTATTATCGTCACCGGAAAAGGGAAAAGAGCTATTGAGGATCATTTCGATAATTCCTTCGAATTGGAACAAAATTTATTGGTAAAGCGAAAATTTGAGCTATTAAATGAAGTTCAAAAATCCTCGAATATGATAGACATTCATTATATACGCCAGAAGGAACCCAAGGGATTGGGGCATGCCATCTGGTGCGCACGTAAATTCATAGGAGATGAACCCTTTGCGGTATTGCTCGGGGACGATATTGTTCGTGCAAGCAAGCCCTGTCTGCAGCAGATGATGGAACAATATGAAAATCACGATTCCTCCATTATTGGCGTCCAGCATGTCTTGGATAACGAGGTGTCCAGGTATGGCATTGTTGACGGTTTTGAAATCGCTGAACGTTTATATAGTATCCATCATTTAGTGGAGAAGCCTAAAGTAGAGGAATCACCATCAAATCTTGCCATCATGGGGCGGTATATCCTGACTCCTAGAATTTTTGAGATTTTAAATAATCAAGCGCCGGGGGCTGGTGGAGAAATACAGCTGACTGATGCAATTGCGGAGTTAAATCGATATGAATCGGTTTATGCTTACGAATTTGAAGGCAAACGGTATGATGTTGGCGAGAAGATGGGCTTTATTCAAACGACGATCGAGTATGCTTTGCTGCGTGACGATTTGAGATTCGGGTTATTGAAGTATCTCTCGGAACTTATGAAGAAAGAATCCGTTAACAGGTGA